TTGATGAGGGCAACAATTCGAAAGGACGGTTTTGTTTCACTGCATGCAGATGCAAACGGCGGTGAAATGCTTACAAAAGCTATCATTTTTAGCGGCAAGGAACTGGTGTTAAATTACTCAACTTCAGCAATTGGTGAAATCAAGGTTGAAATACAAGATAAGGATGGCAAGCCTATTCCGGGATTTGCTATGGAGGATTGCCAAACAATCTATGGCGATGAAATAATGCGAGTAGTTTCATGGAAGGGTAAAAAGGATGTTTCCCACTTGGCAGGAAAGCCAGTGCGCTTGAGATTTAAACTTATGGATGCTGACCTCTGCTCAATATGCTTTCGTTAGTCTGGTTTCCATCGGCCAAGAAATAACGATGCTGACCGATGCTTAGGTTCGTCTTCACCGCCTGCCAGGAAAATAATTCCATCCCTACTAACGCCTGATGCCATTATGGCTGTTGCTTTGGGGATTGGTGAGTCAATGCGATAAGTATCTTTTTCTATATTGTAAATAAAAGATTTGTCGAGAAAGTATTCGCCATATCCTCCAAAGATTCCAATGTTATTGGAGTCCAGCGCAATTGCGCTTGCCCATCTGACTGGGATTGGCAAATTAGCAATTCGCTTCCATAAACGAGTCCCTGGTTTGGAGAAATCCAGAACATACGCGTCATTAAAGTTGCCGAGCATGCCGTCTGCTTGCACGCCATACCCTCCGAAAACAAAGAGTTGTTTCCCACATGATGCAACTGCCGCTCCTATTCTCGGTGATGGGGCATTTGGAAGTATAATTTCGCGCCACCGATTTTCTGGGACCATATGATTATCGAATCTAAGCTCGAGGAGAGTAGGACAAGCGGTGCGGATTCCTTCTTCATCCATGTTCGATGCTCCACCGAACACATAGAACTTATTTCCAATAACAGCGGCAGAGGCTCCAGTGAGCGGCTTGGGCAGTGGGGGGAGCTGCTTCCATTGAAATTTCCCCCTTTCTTTAACCAGTCGGAAACAGTTCGCGTATGCGCCGCTTTCATTTGAGCCGCCTGCGATTAATAGCTGTTCGTTGCCACGATTGTCATGCATAACTGCGCTTGCTCCGTAAGCACCAGCTTTTGGAAGGTAAGCAAGGCGAACCCATTTGCCTGTCTTTGAGGAGTAGGCTATTGTATCGGAGTAGTACCGTTTTTCCGCATTTTTCCAATATGCTCCTCCCGCAATTATGAACAGGTTGCCTACTACTCCTGAGCCAAGTCTATCGCGTGCAGTGGGCAACATTGGACCATTCTGCCACTCGATGGACCCATGTGCCGAAGAAAGCAAGCAGAAGAAAATTGAGCAGGTTACCATTCTTCTCATGTTAATTTAAGCTTTCCTTCTCACCCTAAGTGTGCATTTTCCAGTGGTGCTGTCATGGATTAACAACTCGCAGTGGTAACCGAATGGTTCAATTACTCTTTTGTAAAGTACATTGCAGTGTTCACAGTAATCAGGGTAGGGCTTTAGATGTTGGTTATTGCGTAGAATAGAGATCGAGGGACAGCATTCCATTTCAATTCGGAATTCATCGTCGGTCAAAATTAGTGAATGTTTGCCACCCTCCTCGGTTAACGTATGCGTCCAGTA
The genomic region above belongs to Armatimonadota bacterium and contains:
- a CDS encoding kelch repeat-containing protein, which translates into the protein MRRMVTCSIFFCLLSSAHGSIEWQNGPMLPTARDRLGSGVVGNLFIIAGGAYWKNAEKRYYSDTIAYSSKTGKWVRLAYLPKAGAYGASAVMHDNRGNEQLLIAGGSNESGAYANCFRLVKERGKFQWKQLPPLPKPLTGASAAVIGNKFYVFGGASNMDEEGIRTACPTLLELRFDNHMVPENRWREIILPNAPSPRIGAAVASCGKQLFVFGGYGVQADGMLGNFNDAYVLDFSKPGTRLWKRIANLPIPVRWASAIALDSNNIGIFGGYGEYFLDKSFIYNIEKDTYRIDSPIPKATAIMASGVSRDGIIFLAGGEDEPKHRSASLFLGRWKPD